One Oryza brachyantha chromosome 3, ObraRS2, whole genome shotgun sequence DNA segment encodes these proteins:
- the LOC107303767 gene encoding keratin-associated protein 5-1-like produces MAMAAAAAPRPKSPPAAPDPCGRHRLHLAVDALHREIGFLEDEINSIEGIHAASRCCREVDEFVGRTPDPFITISSEKRNHENSHHLLKKFRCLCRASACCLSYLSWICCCGAGACCCCSSSSSFHLKRPSCSGCSCCRCCCSSSSPSSCSGALKSRTTPSCPCSCRCRRRRRRCCCAGGGCGSCCCSPCCAAPCPGCSCRCTCPCPGGCSCACPTCRCGGGAGCCVPRCCPCL; encoded by the exons atggcaatggcggcggcggcggctccccgGCCcaagtcgccgccggccgcgcccgacccctgcggccgccaccgcctgcacctcgccgtcgacgcgcTCCACCGCGAGATCGGATTCCTCGAG GATGAAATAAATTCAATCGAAGGGATCCACGCTGCCTCTAGATGCTGCAGAGA GGTTGACGAATTCGTCGGAAGAACTCCCGATCCATTCATAACGAT TTCATCGGAGAAGCGAAACCATGAAAATTCTCACCACTTGTTGAAGAAGTTTCG ATGTTTGTGCAGAGCAAGCGCGTGCTGCCTGAGCTACCTCTCCTGgatctgctgctgcggcgccggcgcctgctgctgctgctcctcctcttcctcgttCCACCTCAAGAGGCCGAGCTGCTCAGGCTGctcctgctgccgctgctgctgctcctcctcctcgccgtcctcctgcAGTGGAGCGCTAAAGAGCCGCACTACTCCGTCATGTCCGTgcagctgccgctgccgccgccgccgccgccgctgctgctgcgccggcggcgggtgcgggagctgctgctgcagcccGTGCTGCGCGGCGCCGTGCCCGGGGTGCTCGTGCCGCTGCACCTGCCCGTGCCCCGGCGGCTGCTCCTGCGCCTGCCCGACGTgcaggtgcggcggcggcgccggctgctgCGTCCCTCGCTGCTGCCCGTGCTtgtga